From Deinococcus aquaticus, one genomic window encodes:
- the cdd gene encoding cytidine deaminase, with protein sequence MSNPHQMPSPSNALNLTPDPQLLEGARAAFKQAYAPYSRFHVGAALRTTDGQVYFGANVENASYGLGRCAEQSAVQAMATAGRRDFADIVVYSEATPPASPCGACRQVLFEFAPDARVVCVNQHGDIISGYVKDFLPHGFRLEQRDDGHAVGTE encoded by the coding sequence ATGAGTAACCCCCACCAGATGCCCAGCCCTAGCAACGCCCTGAACCTCACCCCCGACCCGCAACTGCTGGAGGGCGCCAGGGCCGCGTTCAAGCAGGCGTACGCGCCTTACAGCCGCTTTCATGTGGGCGCGGCCCTGCGCACCACCGACGGGCAGGTGTACTTCGGCGCGAACGTCGAGAATGCCAGCTACGGCCTGGGCCGCTGCGCCGAACAGAGCGCCGTGCAGGCCATGGCGACCGCCGGGCGGCGCGATTTCGCCGACATCGTCGTGTACTCGGAAGCCACGCCGCCCGCCAGTCCCTGCGGCGCGTGCCGTCAGGTGCTGTTCGAATTCGCGCCGGACGCCCGCGTGGTGTGCGTGAACCAGCACGGCGACATCATCAGTGGCTACGTCAAGGACTTCCTACCGCACGGTTTCCGACTGGAGCAACGCGACGACGGGCACGCCGTCGGCACCGAGTAA
- a CDS encoding hemolysin family protein yields the protein MNDLLGILALFVLVLMNGFFVAAEFALVSVRRTRIDQLADEGNARAKATQRALQNLDLYIAATQLGITMASLAIGFVAEPAIEHLLHPLFGEGRFTEAQITAISFGVAFAISTILHIVFGELAPKSWALQRSEQVSLVIIRPLLIFTAVFRYAIKGLNALGNGVVRLFGLRGVAGHHTAYSEEEIRMIVSASSQEGVLEDSEKELVYNVFDLSDTTTREVMTPRMDMIVVDGASPLRRLLEVNTEHGYSRVPVYQDNADNIVGIAHTGDMLRHLDELDHTVIADIMRPVYFVPEGMKIKDLLAKMRDKKSHMSIVVDEFGGTTGLVTLEDALEEIVGEIYDETDDDELPMIEVISEGVYLMDASLTVGEVEEHLGSNLEDGEGEFDTLSGFMTNHFGDIPATGQSFVHEGWAFTVEDADQRRVTRVRVERAPHHDPLDPEEEPHE from the coding sequence ATGAATGACCTTCTCGGTATTCTCGCCCTGTTCGTCCTCGTGCTGATGAACGGCTTTTTCGTCGCGGCCGAGTTCGCGCTGGTCAGCGTGCGCCGCACCCGCATCGATCAGCTGGCCGACGAGGGCAACGCCCGCGCGAAAGCCACGCAGCGTGCCCTTCAGAACCTCGACCTGTACATTGCCGCGACGCAGCTGGGCATCACCATGGCCAGCCTCGCCATCGGGTTCGTGGCCGAACCGGCCATCGAGCACCTGCTGCACCCGCTGTTCGGCGAGGGACGGTTCACGGAAGCGCAGATCACGGCCATCTCATTCGGCGTGGCGTTCGCGATCAGCACCATCCTGCACATCGTGTTCGGGGAACTCGCCCCGAAAAGCTGGGCCTTGCAGCGCAGCGAGCAGGTCAGTCTGGTCATCATCCGGCCCCTGCTGATCTTCACGGCCGTGTTCCGCTACGCCATCAAGGGCCTGAACGCCCTGGGGAACGGCGTGGTGCGCCTGTTCGGGCTGCGCGGCGTGGCCGGGCATCACACGGCGTACTCGGAAGAGGAAATCCGCATGATCGTCAGCGCCTCCAGTCAGGAAGGTGTGCTGGAAGACAGCGAGAAGGAACTCGTGTACAACGTGTTCGACCTGTCCGACACCACCACCCGCGAGGTCATGACGCCCCGCATGGACATGATCGTGGTCGACGGGGCCTCGCCGCTGCGCCGCCTGCTGGAAGTGAACACCGAGCACGGGTACTCGCGCGTGCCGGTCTACCAGGACAACGCGGACAACATCGTGGGCATCGCGCACACCGGCGACATGCTCCGGCACCTCGACGAACTGGACCACACCGTCATCGCGGACATCATGCGCCCCGTGTACTTCGTGCCCGAAGGCATGAAGATCAAGGACCTGCTCGCCAAGATGCGCGACAAGAAAAGCCACATGAGCATCGTCGTGGACGAGTTCGGCGGCACGACCGGCCTCGTCACGCTGGAAGACGCCCTCGAAGAGATCGTCGGTGAAATCTACGACGAGACCGACGACGACGAACTGCCCATGATCGAGGTGATCAGCGAGGGCGTGTACCTGATGGACGCCAGCCTGACCGTCGGCGAGGTCGAGGAGCACCTGGGCAGCAACCTCGAAGACGGCGAGGGAGAATTCGACACCCTCAGTGGCTTCATGACCAACCACTTCGGAGACATTCCCGCGACCGGCCAGAGCTTCGTGCATGAAGGCTGGGCCTTTACCGTCGAGGACGCCGATCAGCGCCGCGTCACCCGCGTCCGCGTGGAACGCGCCCCCCACCACGACCCCCTGGACCCCGAGGAAGAACCCCATGAGTAA
- a CDS encoding MDR family oxidoreductase translates to MTQHVPTSTLPVTYRALRVEKTEAGIQASLQTLPTTDLPDGDVTVQVTHSSLNYKDGLAVSGQPGVLRSYPMTPGIDLAGTVLEDRTGRWQAGQSVILTGWGIGERQDGGYATLARANADWLVAQPAGTDAHWAMSVGTAGFTAMLAVMALEEHGVTPGDGEVLVTGAAGGVGSTAVALLAAAGHTVVASTGRPQEEAYLLGLGASRVIGRDELPALKRPLEKERWAGVVDSVGGATLAGAYASTRAHGSLAVCGLAGGSELNASVFPLILRGVNLLGIDSVTCPAPRREAAWARLARDLKPDALAAVTHTRPLSDVPALAGQILAGQIRGRTVIDVTG, encoded by the coding sequence ATGACCCAGCACGTCCCGACCAGCACCCTGCCAGTCACCTACCGCGCCCTGCGCGTCGAGAAGACCGAGGCCGGCATCCAGGCCAGCCTTCAGACCCTCCCCACCACCGACCTGCCGGACGGCGACGTGACCGTGCAGGTCACGCACTCCAGCCTGAACTACAAAGACGGACTGGCGGTCTCCGGGCAGCCCGGCGTGCTGCGCTCTTACCCCATGACGCCCGGCATCGACCTGGCGGGCACGGTCCTGGAGGACCGCACGGGCCGCTGGCAGGCGGGGCAGAGCGTGATCCTGACCGGCTGGGGCATCGGCGAGCGGCAGGACGGCGGGTACGCCACCCTGGCCCGCGCGAACGCCGACTGGCTGGTCGCGCAGCCCGCCGGAACGGACGCCCACTGGGCCATGAGCGTCGGCACAGCCGGCTTCACCGCCATGCTGGCCGTCATGGCCCTCGAGGAGCACGGCGTGACCCCCGGCGACGGCGAGGTCCTCGTGACCGGCGCGGCGGGCGGCGTGGGCAGCACCGCCGTGGCCCTGCTGGCCGCCGCCGGTCACACCGTGGTCGCCAGCACCGGCCGTCCGCAGGAGGAAGCGTACCTGCTGGGTCTGGGCGCCAGCCGCGTCATCGGCCGCGACGAACTCCCGGCCCTGAAACGCCCGCTGGAGAAGGAACGCTGGGCGGGCGTGGTCGACAGCGTGGGCGGCGCGACCCTGGCCGGCGCGTACGCCTCAACCCGCGCGCACGGTTCGCTGGCCGTCTGCGGACTGGCGGGCGGCAGCGAACTGAACGCCAGCGTGTTCCCGCTGATCCTGCGCGGCGTGAACCTGCTGGGCATCGACAGCGTCACCTGCCCCGCCCCCCGCCGCGAGGCCGCCTGGGCACGCCTGGCCCGCGACCTGAAACCTGACGCGCTGGCTGCCGTCACGCACACGCGCCCCCTGAGCGACGTGCCTGCGCTAGCCGGGCAGATTTTGGCCGGCCAGATCAGGGGCCGCACCGTCATCGACGTGACCGGCTGA
- the secG gene encoding preprotein translocase subunit SecG, translated as MILNLFLVLFALVCVALVFFVLLQVPKQAGLSASMASGGSLLGGRGVEGGLVRITSVLGGFFMLLALLIGFVSR; from the coding sequence ATGATTCTGAACCTGTTCCTTGTTCTGTTCGCGCTGGTGTGCGTGGCTCTGGTGTTCTTCGTGCTGTTGCAGGTACCCAAGCAGGCCGGTCTGTCGGCCAGCATGGCGTCCGGCGGCTCGCTGCTGGGCGGCCGGGGCGTCGAGGGTGGTCTGGTACGGATCACCAGTGTCCTGGGCGGCTTTTTCATGCTGCTGGCACTGCTGATCGGCTTCGTTTCGCGCTGA
- a CDS encoding metal-binding protein, producing the protein MPSGRVHNLINIAAYSVLAAATLVASRQELVSVTSVQALNFTLAYAAGTFLLSPDLDLAEGRVDSKRHWGILGVLWVPYGMMFSHRGLSHTWILGPLTRLAYLAVMVALVVGLLSYVVPTLKLPALSGSLDVAVLAPFALGYYLSQWLHLIADGVRPDHGLRRGYRKLDQSGLSRMGRSLTGKPGRARAGRSRRR; encoded by the coding sequence GTGCCCAGCGGACGTGTTCATAACCTCATCAATATCGCGGCTTACAGCGTCCTGGCGGCGGCCACGCTGGTGGCGTCCCGTCAGGAGCTCGTGAGCGTCACCTCCGTGCAGGCCCTGAATTTCACGCTGGCGTACGCGGCCGGAACGTTCCTGCTCTCACCGGACCTGGACCTCGCCGAGGGCCGCGTGGACAGCAAACGGCACTGGGGCATCCTGGGGGTGCTGTGGGTGCCGTACGGCATGATGTTCAGTCACCGGGGTCTGTCTCACACCTGGATTCTGGGGCCCCTGACCCGCCTGGCGTACCTGGCGGTCATGGTGGCGCTGGTGGTGGGCCTCCTGAGTTACGTGGTTCCCACCCTGAAACTCCCGGCGCTGTCCGGGTCGCTGGACGTGGCCGTGCTCGCCCCGTTTGCGCTTGGGTACTACCTGAGTCAGTGGTTGCACCTGATCGCCGACGGGGTGCGCCCGGATCACGGGCTGCGGCGCGGGTACCGCAAACTGGATCAGTCGGGCCTGAGCCGGATGGGCCGCAGCCTGACCGGCAAGCCGGGCCGCGCCCGCGCCGGACGCAGCCGCCGCCGCTGA
- a CDS encoding ABC transporter substrate-binding protein, with protein sequence MKKVLTLALALTVGSAAAQTAFVWPAAWTGEQNTANKRGGELRLSAISDFKTFNPFTSAEADSIPDRMESGSGLFTQDPRSDELIPYMAASAPVVSNNNKRFVVKIRQGMKFSDGQAITADDWITTWKIHTDDKVGSNTRDNFFLVGKPITIKKLDNYTLQFDFPQPSSKALVLMSYTPWPDHVFGKAYREGGAEAIKKMWTLATPPSQIVGPGTWVLESYRAGERAVFKKNNNWGDWNKDSRGQELPYLNNMSVRIVADANASLAAFLAGQIDTVPMRNADDLAQTKKAIDAGSLKAFLKANVSPQATSQWITFNWNKASDPAKQKLFRDVRFRRAMSHIANRQAMVQLALGGLGSETYFSTYPIFKQQIDAGLSAGAPTYKYNLAEATKLLGQLGYTKKNAQGFLVDKAGKVLEFNLSTNAGNTVREQLGRIFADEAKKVGVKVNFTPIDFNTLVSQLTSKGENRPFDAILLGLSGGDNIWSFGQNVVPCGTNLHSYNNPTDGKCATSQEQLMTKLYYQGDAELNDAKRRAIGGQLMKVEGELQPVIYLVGGNYHVAYNERLGGEFAANMMDAYYGHRYYQLTFIK encoded by the coding sequence ATGAAGAAAGTTCTGACCCTTGCCCTTGCCCTGACGGTCGGTAGCGCCGCCGCACAGACCGCCTTCGTCTGGCCCGCCGCCTGGACCGGCGAGCAGAACACCGCCAACAAGCGTGGCGGCGAACTGCGCCTGTCCGCCATCAGCGACTTCAAGACCTTCAACCCCTTCACCAGCGCGGAAGCCGACAGCATCCCCGACCGCATGGAGTCCGGCAGCGGCCTGTTCACCCAGGATCCCCGCAGCGACGAGCTGATCCCTTACATGGCTGCCAGCGCGCCCGTGGTCAGCAACAACAACAAGCGCTTCGTGGTCAAGATCCGCCAGGGCATGAAGTTCAGCGACGGTCAGGCCATCACCGCCGACGACTGGATCACCACCTGGAAGATCCACACCGACGACAAGGTCGGCAGCAACACCCGCGACAACTTCTTCTTGGTCGGTAAACCCATCACGATCAAGAAGCTCGACAACTACACCCTGCAGTTCGACTTCCCCCAGCCGAGCTCCAAGGCCCTCGTCCTGATGTCCTACACGCCCTGGCCCGACCACGTGTTCGGCAAGGCCTACCGCGAAGGCGGCGCCGAGGCCATCAAGAAGATGTGGACCCTCGCCACGCCTCCCAGCCAGATCGTCGGCCCCGGCACCTGGGTGCTCGAGAGCTACCGCGCCGGCGAGCGCGCCGTGTTCAAGAAGAACAACAACTGGGGCGACTGGAACAAGGATAGCCGTGGCCAGGAACTGCCCTACCTGAACAACATGTCCGTGCGCATCGTCGCCGACGCTAACGCTTCGCTCGCTGCCTTCCTGGCCGGCCAGATCGATACGGTCCCCATGCGCAACGCCGACGACCTGGCCCAGACCAAGAAGGCCATCGACGCCGGCAGCCTGAAGGCCTTCCTGAAGGCCAACGTGAGCCCCCAGGCGACCAGCCAGTGGATCACCTTCAACTGGAACAAGGCGAGCGACCCCGCCAAGCAGAAGCTGTTCCGTGACGTGCGCTTCCGCCGCGCCATGAGCCACATCGCCAACCGTCAGGCGATGGTTCAGCTTGCCCTGGGCGGCCTGGGCAGCGAGACGTACTTCAGCACCTACCCGATCTTCAAGCAGCAGATCGACGCGGGACTGTCCGCCGGCGCGCCCACCTACAAGTACAACCTCGCCGAGGCCACTAAACTGCTCGGCCAGCTCGGGTACACCAAGAAGAACGCCCAGGGCTTCCTGGTCGACAAGGCCGGCAAGGTCCTGGAATTCAACCTGAGCACCAACGCCGGCAACACCGTCCGCGAGCAGCTCGGCCGCATCTTCGCCGACGAGGCCAAGAAGGTCGGCGTGAAGGTCAACTTCACCCCCATCGACTTCAACACCCTGGTCAGCCAGCTGACCTCGAAGGGCGAGAACCGTCCCTTCGATGCCATCCTGCTGGGCCTGAGCGGCGGCGACAACATCTGGAGCTTCGGCCAGAACGTCGTGCCCTGCGGTACCAACCTGCACTCCTACAACAACCCCACCGACGGCAAGTGCGCCACCAGCCAGGAACAGCTGATGACCAAGCTGTACTACCAGGGTGACGCCGAACTGAACGACGCCAAGCGCCGCGCCATCGGCGGGCAGCTCATGAAGGTCGAGGGCGAACTGCAGCCCGTCATCTACCTTGTGGGCGGCAACTACCACGTGGCGTACAACGAGCGCCTGGGCGGCGAGTTCGCGGCGAACATGATGGACGCCTACTACGGTCACCGCTACTACCAGCTGACCTTCATCAAGTAA
- a CDS encoding S8 family serine peptidase, giving the protein MSRHPASVLLSLLTLALLSGCDLTPATDPPAPAPGPVTPAPTSPAPTTLADRTVPLAQAASATLDVPFSGTWSAVSVPAWLRLSQQAGSGNVAFTVTADRSLATPLAADQQTLSAPMTLSWSSGTGSAARSGTVTWTVTATQYSLTGRVTAPAQAQGNDIGTAAPPTRTDTASLAAAGASGVIVRYRAAAGTLSAQTQVQQVQTQLQAVTRQATRSLTSAGITGQAIRPLSSRSVAVQVNDVPAALAALRADPSVESVTPDVILRAQATAAPVTPTDQYAPLQWAYPLTGYGAVWRDMEGGAYSRAVTVAVIDTGIRFDHPDLKGQLWRPGEGAMDLITETSNGDGDGPDTDPTDPAVTGRSTGSHGTHVTGIIAARWGLNDASCAMCSLTGVVGATRNANVKVLPIRVIDATGNATESDVAVAIRYAAGLPVSVNGVMTRTPHAAQVINLSLGGATSAANAQEMCSAVQEATAAGSLVVAAAGNGYGTLPYYPAACPGAVAVASVTLSGGSAPIRSAFSNAYPQVQLAAPGGADPYTQGTFNGGTLNGQAFPDMILSTSWDYQKNEPNYELEVGTSQASPQVAALAALLLSKGVTTDAAGTLARLNATATDLGAAGRDDQFGYGLINAAAALNAPAVSSGHGLSLQDARGQTFQPALDALGRFQAWLGDGTYRAVAGEDLNGNGIYGESGERRDERTFTLSATQPSVDLGDLQAR; this is encoded by the coding sequence ATGTCCCGCCACCCTGCCTCTGTCCTGCTGAGTCTGCTGACCCTGGCCCTCCTCAGCGGCTGCGACCTCACCCCCGCGACCGACCCGCCAGCCCCAGCTCCCGGGCCGGTCACCCCGGCGCCCACCAGCCCGGCACCCACCACCCTGGCTGACCGGACGGTACCGCTGGCGCAGGCCGCCAGTGCCACCCTGGACGTTCCCTTCAGCGGCACGTGGTCGGCCGTGAGCGTGCCCGCGTGGCTGCGCCTGAGCCAGCAGGCGGGCAGCGGGAACGTGGCCTTCACGGTCACGGCCGACCGGTCGCTGGCCACTCCGCTGGCCGCGGATCAGCAGACGCTGAGCGCGCCCATGACGCTGTCCTGGAGTTCCGGGACAGGCAGCGCCGCCCGCAGCGGCACCGTCACCTGGACCGTCACCGCCACGCAGTACAGCCTGACCGGCCGGGTGACGGCCCCTGCCCAGGCGCAGGGGAACGATATCGGCACGGCGGCCCCGCCCACCCGGACCGACACGGCATCGCTGGCGGCGGCCGGGGCGAGCGGCGTGATCGTACGCTACCGGGCCGCCGCAGGCACCCTGAGTGCGCAGACGCAGGTCCAGCAGGTGCAGACGCAGTTGCAGGCCGTGACCCGGCAGGCCACCCGCAGCCTGACCAGCGCCGGCATCACCGGGCAGGCCATCCGCCCGCTGAGCAGCCGCAGCGTGGCCGTGCAGGTCAACGACGTGCCCGCCGCCCTGGCTGCCCTGCGCGCTGACCCCAGCGTGGAATCCGTCACGCCGGACGTGATCCTGCGCGCCCAGGCGACCGCCGCGCCGGTCACGCCCACCGACCAGTACGCGCCCCTGCAATGGGCCTACCCCCTCACCGGGTACGGCGCGGTCTGGCGCGACATGGAAGGCGGCGCGTACAGCCGCGCCGTGACCGTCGCCGTGATAGACACCGGCATCCGCTTCGATCACCCGGACCTGAAAGGGCAACTGTGGCGGCCCGGCGAGGGCGCCATGGACCTGATTACCGAGACCAGCAACGGCGACGGCGACGGCCCCGACACCGACCCCACCGACCCCGCCGTGACCGGCCGCAGCACCGGCAGCCACGGCACGCACGTGACCGGCATCATCGCCGCCCGCTGGGGCCTCAACGACGCCAGTTGCGCCATGTGCAGCCTGACCGGCGTGGTCGGCGCGACCCGCAACGCCAACGTGAAGGTCCTGCCCATACGTGTGATCGACGCGACCGGCAACGCCACCGAATCCGACGTGGCCGTCGCCATCCGGTACGCCGCCGGCCTGCCCGTCAGCGTGAACGGCGTCATGACCCGCACCCCGCACGCGGCGCAGGTCATCAACCTCAGCCTCGGCGGGGCCACCAGCGCCGCCAACGCCCAGGAAATGTGCAGCGCCGTGCAGGAAGCCACGGCCGCCGGAAGTCTCGTGGTGGCCGCCGCCGGAAACGGGTACGGCACCCTCCCCTACTACCCCGCCGCCTGCCCCGGCGCGGTCGCCGTGGCGAGCGTCACGCTCTCCGGCGGCAGCGCCCCCATCCGCTCGGCGTTCAGTAACGCCTACCCGCAGGTGCAGCTCGCCGCGCCCGGCGGGGCCGACCCGTACACCCAGGGCACCTTCAACGGCGGCACCCTGAACGGACAGGCCTTCCCCGACATGATCCTCTCGACCAGCTGGGACTATCAGAAGAACGAACCCAACTACGAACTGGAAGTCGGCACCAGCCAGGCCAGCCCGCAGGTCGCCGCGCTGGCCGCACTGCTGCTCTCCAAAGGCGTCACCACCGACGCCGCGGGCACTCTGGCCCGCCTGAACGCCACCGCCACCGACCTCGGCGCCGCCGGCCGCGACGACCAGTTCGGGTACGGCCTGATCAACGCTGCCGCCGCCCTGAACGCCCCGGCCGTCAGCAGCGGCCACGGCCTGAGCCTGCAGGACGCGCGCGGCCAGACCTTCCAGCCTGCACTGGACGCCCTGGGCCGCTTCCAGGCGTGGCTGGGTGACGGCACCTACCGCGCCGTTGCCGGCGAGGACCTCAACGGCAACGGCATTTACGGCGAGAGCGGCGAACGCCGCGACGAACGCACCTTCACGCTCTCGGCCACGCAGCCCAGCGTGGACCTGGGGGACCTGCAGGCCCGCTGA